The BD1-7 clade bacterium genomic sequence AAAAATATTGGCGATCTTACCGTCGGACAGCCCTACCCTAGCGAACATCTCCGCCACAGAAACATTTCATCTAAACAACCACGTGATAATGCCCGGATTAATCAACGCTCACGGCCACGCGCCAATGACACTGTTCCGCGGTTGGGCAGATGATTACGCACTAATGACATGGCTGAACGATTATATTTGGCCTGCTGAAAGCCAGTTCGTTGATGCTAAATTCGTGCGCGAAGGCACAGAGCTGGCCATTGCTGAAATGATTCGCGGTGGCACAACTTTTTACAGCGATATGTATTTCTTCCCAGAGGCCGCTGCAGAAGTTGCCGAGCAAACCGGCATGCGCATGCAAATCACTTCGCCGGTATTTGATTTCCCATGTAACTGGGGTAGCGGGCCAGATGATTACCTAGCCAAAGCTGAAGCCCTACTGGACACCTACAAACACACCGACCTCGTGCATGTGGTTCTCGGCCCCCACGCGCCCTATACCGTTTCTGACGAGCCTTTAAAACGCATTCGCGCATTGGCCGACAGTTATCAAACCGGCATCCAGATGCACCTGCATGAAACCGCCTTTGAAGTCGAAACTGCGATAAAAGAACACGGCGAACGACCCGTAGCACGCATGCAAAAGCTCGGCTTGCTTGATGATAAGTTTCAAGCCGTGCACATGACGACACTTAACGACACCGACATTCGCATGATCGCCGATGCCGGATCGCATGTGATTCATTGCCCGGAATCCAACATGAAACTGGCCTCCGGATTCACCCCAACGCAAAAGCTACAACAAGCGAATATCAACATTGCTATCGGCACCGATGGCGCAGCCAGCAATAATGATTTAGATATGTTCGGCGAGATGCGCACGACTGCACTGCTTGCCAAAGCCAGTGCGCTAGAG encodes the following:
- the mtaD gene encoding 5-methylthioadenosine/S-adenosylhomocysteine deaminase; the protein is MQHADTIIHAGAILTVNSAFDVLNKHALVITDGKILAILPSDSPTLANISATETFHLNNHVIMPGLINAHGHAPMTLFRGWADDYALMTWLNDYIWPAESQFVDAKFVREGTELAIAEMIRGGTTFYSDMYFFPEAAAEVAEQTGMRMQITSPVFDFPCNWGSGPDDYLAKAEALLDTYKHTDLVHVVLGPHAPYTVSDEPLKRIRALADSYQTGIQMHLHETAFEVETAIKEHGERPVARMQKLGLLDDKFQAVHMTTLNDTDIRMIADAGSHVIHCPESNMKLASGFTPTQKLQQANINIAIGTDGAASNNDLDMFGEMRTTALLAKASALEPTVVTAPEAFAMATINGARAMGLGDKTGSLELGKYADIIALDLSGIEHQPIYDLASHIVYTNVSNTVTHSWVNGKLLLNNRQLTQMNVDKIKQQTLAWREKIQEFKTSHDH